In Cystobacter fuscus DSM 2262, the genomic stretch GCAAGGGCGGCTGCGGTCCCTATTACGTCTCGCAATTCATGCGCGAGCAATCCCAGACCCGGATGGGCTGAGACGACATTCCCATGAGCAATCTCTATCCCGAAATCAAGGTCGCGCCCCCGGGCCCCAAGGCCCAGGCCGTCATCGAGCAGGACAAGCAATTCACCTCGCCTTCCTACATCAAGGAATACCCCCTGGTGGTGGACCGGGGCGAGGGGCCCTGGGTGTACGACGTGGATGGCAACCGGTACCTGGACTTCATGGCGGGCATCGCCGTGACGTCCACGGGCCATGCCCATCCTCAGGTCGTGCGCGCCATCCAGGAGTCCGCCGCGCGCTTCCTCCACATCTGCGGCACCGACTTCTATTACGACTCGTTCGCCAAGCTGTGCGCGAAGCTCGCCAGCTACCTGCCGGGCATGGGCCCCAAGAAGGTCTTCCTGACCAACTCGGGCACCGAGGCCGTGGAGGGCGCGCTCAAGCTGGCGCGCTACCACACCCGCCGCCAGTATGTGATTGCCTTCAAGGGCGGCTTCCACGGCCGCACCTACGGCGCCATCTCGCTCAATTCCTCCAAGGTGGCCCAGAAGGCGTTCTTCGGGCCCCTGGTGCCGGGCGTCATCCACATCCCCTACGCCTACCCGTACCGCTGTCCCCGCGGGTGCGCGCCCAATGCCTGTGACGAGTCGTGCAACTGCGCCCAGGTGCTGGAGAACGACTGGTTCATCAACCACGTGGATCCGCGCGAGGTCGCCGCCGTCTTCATCGAGCCCATCCTCGGCGAGGGCGGCTACGTGGTCCCCCCCAAGAGCTTCCTCCAGGAGCTGCGCCGCATCTGCGACAAGCACGGCATCCTGCTCGTCTTCGATGAGATCCAGTCCGGCATCGGCCGCACCGGCCACATGTTCGCCGCGGAGCACTTCGGGGTGATGCCCGACATCGTCCTGTCCGCCAAGGGCATCGCCTCGGGCATGCCCCTGGGCGCCATCATCGCCAAGGAGAGCGTGATGACCTGGCCCCGGGGCTCGCACGGCAGCACCTACGGCGGCAACCCGGTGTGCTGCGCCGCGGCGCTCGCCACGCTGGACGTGGTCGAGGGCCTCATGGAGAACGTGCGCACCACGGGCGACGTGCTCCTCAAGGGGCTCAAGGATCTCCAGAAGCGCTTCCCCACCCTGGGCGACGTGCGCGGCGTGGGCCTCATGGTCGGCGCCGAGTTCGTCCACCCCCAGACGCGCGAGCCCGCGAGCGCCTACGTGGGCGACCTGGAACAGCTCGCCTTCCAGAAGGGCCTGCTCCTGCTGTCGTGTGGCAAGTCCACCATCCGCTTCGCCCCGCCGCTGGTCGTCGGCCCGCACGAGGTGAACGTGATGCTGCGCATCCTCGAGGAGTGCCTCACCCTCCTCGATGACAAGCACCAGATGCGCGCCAAACCGCCGCTCGACGAGAAGATCTGAGGGCCCCGTCCATGTCCACGAACAAGCTCTGCTCGATGAAGGAGGCCATCTCCGCCTCCGTCAAGAATGGCAGCTCCCTCATCATCGACGGTTTCACCCACCTCATCTGCTTCGCGGCGGGACATGAAATCATCCGGCAGGGCATCAAGGACCTGACGGCCATCCGGCTCACGCCCGACCTCGTCTATGATCAGCTCATCGAGGCCGGGTGCGTGAAGAAGCTCGTCTTCAGCTGGGCGGGCAACCCGGGCGTGGGCAGCCTCCACGCCCTGCGCCGCCGCGGCGAGGCCAGCTCGCCCCAGCGCCTGGAGCTGGACGAGTACTCGCACTTCGGCCTGCTCTCGCGCTTCCTCGCCGCGAGCGCCGGCCTGCCCTTCTGGCCCCTCAACAACTACTTCGGCGGGGACATCGCCCAGGCCAACCCCGCCATCAAGACGGTGCAGTGCCCGTACACGGGCCAGACGCTCGCCACCGTCCCCGCGCTCCACCCCGACGTGGCCATCATCCACTGCCAGCGCGCGGACGCGGAGGGCAACGCCCAGGTGTGGGGCCTGCTCGGCTCGCAGAAGGAAGTGGCCTTCGCCGCGCGCAAGGTCATCGTCGTGGCCGAGCAGATCGTCCCCACCGAGGTCATCCGCCGGGATCCCAACCGCACCGTGGTCCCCGGCATCATCGTGAGCCACGTGGTGCACGAGCCCTGGGGCTGCCACCCGAGCTTCGTGCAAGGCTTCTACGACCGCGACAATGATTTCTACGTGAAGTGGGAGGACATTTCGCGCCAGCCGGAAACCTATCAGGCCTACCTCCAGGAGTTCGTCTACGGGGTCAAGGACAGACAGGAATACTTGAAGAAGCTCGAGTCGGGCCTGCTCGACAAGCTCCGGGCCAAGCCGCGCATGAGCGAGGGGGTGGACTATGGCTACTGAAACCCAGACAGGCGCCAGCGCGTCCGAGCGCATGGCGCACCGGGCCTCGCAGGAGCTGCACGACGGCAACGTGGTGTTCGTGGGCATCGGCCTGCCCAACCTCGCCTGCAACCTCGCGCGGGCCACACACGCCCCCGGCCTGTTCATGATCTACGAGTCCGGCGCCGTGGGGGCCATCCCCGAGCGGCTGCCGGTGTCCATCGGGGACCCGTCCCTGGTGACGGACTCGCTCGCGGTGGTGAGCCAGGCGGACATCTTCCAGTGCCTGTTGCAGCGCGGGCACATCGAGGTGGGCTTCCTCGGCGGCGCTCAGGTGGACAAGTGGGGCAACATCAACACCACGGTCATCGGCGACTACGCCAACCCCAAGGTGCGCCTGCCCGGCAGCGGCGGCGCGTGTGAGATCGCCGTCCACGCGAAGCGGTTGCTCATCATCATGCGTATGAGCAAGCGCACCTTCGTGGAGCGCTGTGACTTCGTGACGAGCCCCGGCCATCGCATGAATGGCAAGAGCCGCGCGGAGCTGGGCATGCCTGGAGGGGGGCCGACCTGCCTCATCACCGACCTGGGCGTGATGGAGTTCGACGCCACGGGCGAGGCGGTGCTCACCGAGGTGTACCCGGGCGTCACCCCGGAAGCGGCCCAGGCCGCCTGCGGTTGGAAGTTGAAGGTGTCGGACACGCTGAAGACGGCGTCCGTCCCCGATGACGCAACGTTGCGACTGCTGCGCGAGCGGCTGGATCCGCAACGGCTGTACCTCTAGACCCTCCCAAGGGAGCCAGGGCCCCATGTCCGAAGCCTTCATCGTCGACGCCGTCCGCACCCCCATTGGCCGCTACCGGGGAGCCCTCAAGGGCTTCCGCCCGGATGACCTCGCGGGCCACGTGCTGCGCGAGCTGGTCAAGCGCCAGCGCCTGGACCCCGCCCAGGTGGACGAGGTGTTCCTCGGTTGCGCCAACCAGGCGGGCGAGGACAACCGCAACGTCGCTCGCATGGCGCTGCTGCTCGCCGGGCTGCCCACGAGCGTGCCCGGCGTGACGGTCAACCGCCTGTGCGCCAGCGGACTGGAGGCCATCATCCAGGGCAGCCGGATGATCCGCCTGGGTGAGGCGGACATCGTCCTCGCCGGAGGCGTGGAGTCCATGACCCGCGCCCCCTGGTCCATGCCCAAGCCCGAGGACGGCTTCCCCTCGGGCAAGTTCGAGGGCTGGGACACCGCGCTCGGCTGGCGCTACCCCAACCCGAAGCTCGCGGCGCTCTTCCCCCTGGAGCAGATGGGCGAGACGGCCGAGAACGTGGCCGCGCGCTACAACGTCTCGCGCGAGGATCAGGATCGCTTCGCCCTGGGCTCGCACCAGAAGTCCGTCATCGCCCAGAAGGAGGGCCGGTTCGCCGACGAGCTCGTCGCGGTGGAGCAGCCCCAGCGCAAGGGCCCCGCCCTGCGCGTGGACGCCGACGAGGGCCCCCGCGCGGACACCTCCCTGGAGAAGCTCGCCTCGCTCAAGGCCGCCTTCCGCGAGGGCGGCAGCGTGACGGCGGGCAACTCCTCCACGCTCAATGACGGCGCTTCCGCGGTGCTGCTGATGAGCGAGCGGGCCCTGAAGGCCTCCGGGGCCACGCCCCTGGCGCGCTGCGCGAGCAATGCCAGCGCCGGCGTGGATCCCCAGTACATGGGCGTGGGCCCCATCCCCGCCACGGCCAGGGCCCTGGCGCGCGTGGGCTGGAAGGCGGAAGAGCTGGATCTGACGGAGCTGAACGAGGCCTTCGCGGCCCAGGCGCTCGCGTGCATCCGGGAGCTGGGATTGGCCCCCGAGCGCGTCAACGTCAACGGCGGCGGCATCGCCCTGGGCCATCCCCTGGGCTCGAGCGGCGCGCGCATCGTCACCACCCTGGTGCACGAGATGAAGCGGCGCGGCGCGAAGCGGGGACTTGCCACGCTCTGTGTTGGCGTCGGACAGGGACTCGCCCTCACCCTGGAGCGCTGACGGGATCGGCTCGCGCGGGAGAGCCGCGTCACTGGGGCAACCCTCGCTGTTTGCTGCAAGAGGGCTCCGGGGGAAAAGAAAACCCCTGGAGCTTCGCGGCAGGTGTGGAGGCAGGCGCCGAGTGATGACGTACGCTGGCGATGGTGATTCCCGGCGGGCTGGCGGTCGAGGAGAACTTCAAGGAGAGCGAGTTGCTCACGACGGGGGAGGGCCTGACGCTGCTGGCCAATGAGGCGCGGCTGGCCTCGCTAGCAGCCCTGGCGTGCGGGGGGCGGTGAGCAATGTGCGGGCGATCTTCGCGCAGCGATAGCCCGGCGCCCCCGGTTACCGATGGCGCATCGGTTGTTGCTCCTCGGCCCACCTTCGGACTGGGCGGACGGCGGTCCAACAGGCGGAGCCTCGGCGTGCGTCGAACTATCGTGGAGCCCATGATTTAGATGTGCGGTATCTCTGGGGCCCATGATGGGTGGTCATGGCCTCGGAGAGAGAGGGAGATGAAACCTCAGGAGCGCTACCGACTGGAGAAGGCTCCTCTCGGCACGGGAGGATATGCCTCAGTTTTTCGTGCCACTCACAAGGAAACGGGTCAGGTCGTAGCGCTCAAACGGCTGAAGCAGCGCGATTCAGAGAGCCTCATCCGGCTCAAACGCGAGATCGATGTCCTGCGCAAGCTCAAGCACGAGCACATCATGCCCTTGCTGGATTCCAGTCCCCTAGACAACTGGTACACGATGCCCCTGGCCGAGGGAACACTCGCGGATTTGAGAGGACAATTGGATGAGAATGAGTTGCTGAGCGCGATTCAACACGCCGCGATGGGACTGGCCTTCGCCCATGAGCTTGACTTCGTCCACCGGGATGTCACGCCATGGAACATCCTCGCCCTGCGGGACTCCTCGGGAAAACGGCGTTGGGTGATAGCGGATTGGGGACTGGTTCGCAGACCTCGCGGGCAAACCAGTCGCAGGGTGACGCGGGATGCGCTGGGAACCGAGGGCTACCTCGCGCCGGAATCATGGAAGGACGGGCATGCGGCGGACGCACGTGCCGACATCTACGGCCTGGGCCGCGTCGTCGCGTGGGCCGTGACTGGTGAGAGGCTCATTCCCAACATCCAGCTCGTTCCTGAAGGATTCTGGAAGAACTTCGTCCAGCGCACCACGGAGTTGGAACTCGACCGACGTCCGAAGAGCATGGTCGAGGCGTTGGAGCTGTTGCGCGAACTCGGGGCGGAATCCGTTCCGTTGCAGGTGCTCGTGTGGAAGGAAGACGAGCAGAAGCGAACGGTGACCTCATGGATGCAACTTGAGAGCGGGGCACTCCAGAGTTTGGGGGAGACGGCTGGGCTCTTGTTCTCCGAAGGAGAACAACTCTGGAAGTGGCGTGTATCGATGCGCGACGTCCAATTCCCAGTACTCACCAGCTCCGAGTCTCCCGAACCGGTCCGGAAGACGGCTCTGGGCCGATGGCTTCAGCAGATTCGCGAGCGCATGCACCCCAGGGTGGACGTCACCGAGCCTGGCCTGCTTCGCTGGGAAAAGGGAGTCATCGAGGACGCACATCTTGACGATGTCCTACGAGGATACTCCCGACAGCTTTCGCCGTTGGAGCCGTACGGCCAGCTCGATCCCCTCCAGACGGGTCTTGAGCGGACGACCCAAGTCATTTCCAGCCTGGGCCGGCTCCTCTTCATCACCGCCCGGGAATGGACGTTGTTCTCCGGGGCGGCTCACGGCAACACGGTTTTCGACTTCTATGTCTACGACGCCGTATTGGCGATGCGAGTCGAGATGCTGTCAGCCCAGGCACTGGAGCCTTTGTTCCGCGAAGAGCGGGACATGGCATTCAAACTCTTGCAGGAGCTCGAAACTTCCCCGGGGGGGGATGAGTTTTCCCCCGATGACATCTCCCTGACGCTCTATCGGCCCTTCTACGACGAGTCAGGCAAGCTGAAGCTGGAATTGCAGTTCACGTCTTGGACCGCCTATGGCGCTTCGGATGGCGCGTGGTCGTCCTACACTCATTCAGTCCAACTCACGAGCGCGCGAATACCCGACGCCCTTCATGAGTTCGTGTCACCTCCTGAATCGCTCGGTGCCTATCTCGCTGCGAAGCAAGAAGCGGGCAGGAGGGGCTGGAGCACGGTGGGCGTCAGTCCGGCGGCGAGGAAGTGGCTGGAGGACTCATTCGCGCGCAGGTGACCCGGCCCCAGGTGTCTGTCAGACGACTCGTCAGGGTCGGGCAACGAATCCTTTGATACTTCCCTGGCTCTCGGAGGCGGTCCTGCAGCCCACGCGTGGTATTTCGCCGGCCTGAGCGTACGAAAGCGAAACGCCGCGGTCTTCTCGAACCGCGGCGCTTCATTGCTCCATCAGGACGTGTCAGGGGCCGCGCCTAAGGTGCGCCGGGATTCCTCTTTCGCCCCCGGTGGGGCACGACAGGAGCGGATGATGCGACGACACGGAAATGATGTGGGCTCGGAGGCAATCAGCCGGCGCGGTGTGCTCATGGGGGCCGGGGCGCTCGGCGTGGCGGCGCTGGCGGGATGTGGCCGCACAGGGACACGAGGTGGCTCGGACACGTCGGGATTCTCCCAGGCGGGACTCGAACGCCTGCATACGGCCATGGCCGCCCATGTGGAGCAGGGCGAGCTGCCGGGAGTCGTGACACTGCTCGCCCGAGGCGACGAGGTGCACGCGGACGCGCTCGGTACCCTGTCCTTCGGCGACACGACCCCCATGCGGCGGGACACGATCTTCCGCATCGCATCGATGAGCAAGCCCATCGCGGGCGCCGCGGCGATGCTCCTGGTGGAGGAAGGCAAGCTGCGCCTCGACGAGCCCGTGGACCGGCTGCTGCCGGAACTCGCCAACCGCCGGGTGCTCAAACGCCCCGATGGCCCCATCGAAGACACCGTGCCCGCCCTGCGGCCCATCCTGGTGAGCGATCTGCTGACGCTGCGCCTGGGGACGGGCGCCATCATGACGCCGGGCGACTACCCCATCGTCCAGGCGATGAACGAGCGAGGCGTGGGCGTGGGTGCCGAGCTGCCCACGACTCCGAACGCGGACGCCTGGCTCCAGGCCTTGGGCTCGCTGCCGCTGATCCATCAGCCAGGTGAGGTCTGGATGTATGACACCGGCATCACCGTCCTCGGCGCGCTGCTCGCGCGGGCCTCGGGCCAGCCCCTGGAGACGTTCCTCCGCGAGCGCTTCTTCGAGCCGCTGGGCATGAAGGACACGGGGTTCAGCGTGCCGGCCGACAAGCTCGAGCGGCTGCCCACGACCTACTTCCGCAATCCCGAGACGAAGGAGTTCATCGTCTTCGATCCGCCGGGCAAGGACAGCCGCTTCAGCCAGCCACCGGGGTTTCCGTCCGCTGCCGGGGGTCTGGTCTCCACGGCCGACGACTACCTCGCCTTCGCCCGGATGATGCTGAACCGGGGCGCGTTCCCCGGTGGGCGCATCCTCTCGGAGCGCTCGGTGGAACTCATGACCACCGACCACCTCACGCCCGAGCAGAAGGCCGTGTCGCCCTTCAGCCCGGGCTTCTGGGACAAGCACGGCTGGGGCTACGCCGTGTCCGTCATCACCCGGCACGAGCCCGGAGATCCCCGAGGGTTCGGCTGGGATGGCGGCTACGGCACGTCCTGCTACTGGGACCCCGAGACCGGACTGATCGGCATCCTGCTGACGCAGCGGACGATGGATTCGCCCACCGCGCCCGCGGCGTTCGTGGACTTCTGGCGCTCGGCCTACGAGGCGATCCAGGGCCAGTCACGAACCTGATACGCAGCGCGTCCAGCGACGGTGTCAAAGAATTCGGATCGCTGGACGTAAGTTCCTACGAATCGTCTGACACCCTTCTCGGAGCCCGGTTAGAAGCGGGGGCGCGAGCTGACGGACGGGGCCGAGGGCATGGACGGCCAGCCCCCGCTCCAGACGATGTTGTCCACGAGCATCACGCGCCCGGTGTGGGCCGCGTTCCACGCGTGATAGACCATGGCCGAGCCACCCGTGGGGCTGGTCACCACCGAGCCGTGTCCGGGGCCCTCCCAGCCCGGCACCGTCTTGAGGATGGGGGCGCCAAGCTTCGTATAGGGGCCCAGGGGGCTCGTCGCGCGCGCCACGCCAATGGCATACGTGCCGTTGTAGTAGGCGTTGCCGCTGTAGAAGAGATAGTAGTAGCCGTCGCGCGCCACCATCCACGGGGCCTCGACGACGCCGCCCTCCCAGGACAGATCATTGGTGATGAGCTGCGCGCGGGTGCCGACGAGCGACAGACCATCCGCCGAGAGCTGCTGGCCGTAGATGGGCGTCTTCTTGCCCACCGCGTTCCCATCCGCCTTCCACACGAGGTAGGGCGTGCCATTGCTGGCCTTCAGGACCGTGGCGTCGATCATCCCCATGCTCGTGTCGTTGATGAGCGGGCGGCCCAGGTCGGTGTAGGGGCCGAGGGGGTTCGTCGCCGTGGCGGCGCCAATCGACAGCGCGCCATTGGTGTGGCGCGCGGTGAAGTAGGCGATGTAGCGCGAGCCCACCTTGTGGATCTCCGGCGCCCAGAAGTCTCCCTTGGCCCACGTGGGTTTGGTCGTGGACGAGAAGATGGTGCCCGCGGACGTCCACGTCACGAGGTCCGTCGAGGTGCGCAGCGCATAGTTTCCGCCCGTACAGGCGGCGATGTACCGGTTGCCGTCCTGGATGACGCCCGGATCCGGGCAGTCGGTGGCCACCACCGGGTTCTGGTAGAGGCCGCCACAGCCCGAGTACATGAACGACATGCCGCACGCGTTCGAGCCCGTGAAGTAGGGCTTCCAGCCATTGGAGAGCACCGCGTAGGAATTGGGGCTCTGGTTGGTGCACGAGCGGTCCCAGAACACCCGCCCGCCCGCGTTGTCATACTGGTTCGTGCCGGAGTGGATCCACGACGCGTTGTAGGTGATGCGCGTGGTGCACGCGGGCTCGCCCGCGCACGTCGAGTCGAAGGCCATCACGCACGCGTTGTTGCCGGTGAAGTACGGCTTCCAGCCATTGGAGAGCACCGCATAGGAGTTGCTGCCCTCGTTGATGCAGGTGCCATCCCACGTCACCTGCCCATCCACCGTGTCCTCCATGCTCGTGCGGCCCGGGTGGATCCACGCGTCGCCGTAGGTGATGCGGGTCGTACACGCCGCGAGTTCCGCCGGGGCGGAGGTGAGCGGCTCCCGCGCCGCCCCCTCTTCGCCCTCACCGCCTCCACAGCCCGGCATCACCGCCATCGTCGCCCCCACCAGCGTGAGGGATGCAGCCCATTTATAGGTTTTCATGGTAAACAGGAATATACACGAATTACCTGGATGAACCAGGATGAAAGAATGGACAGGGGCGGACGCCCCCTGGCGGGTCCTGCCGCGAGGGCAACACTGCCCTGCCCGCCCGAGGGCTACAGCGACCGCGCGCACGCTGCCAGAGTCGTCGGCATGTCAAGACGATGCGGGTCAGAGGAGATCGGAGAAGTCCGGGGCGCGCGCGCTCAGGAAGGCCATCAGCGTGGCGAGGCGACCGGGCGTCAGCCGGCGATCCCGGCGCAGCATGACCACAGTCGCGGCGGCACCGCGGAAATCGGCGAGGAGCTCGACCGCCGCGCCGTTGCGGAGCGAGGCGGCCGCGAGGTAGAGCGGGACACATGCGATGCCGCCGCCCGCGAGCATCGTCCCCCAGACGGTGTCGCCGTCGTCGAACGCGAACCGCGCCCGTGGCTCGTAGGTCCCCCCGGTCGTGTCGGCCACCGTCCGGTGGGGCCAGGGCTGGATCTGTCCGCTCTGGGGGTTGCGGAACCTGATGAGGTCGTGCTCGTCGAGCTCCGCGATCGTCCGCGGCGCGGGTCGCCGGGCGAGGTAGCTCGGCGCGGCGCAGATCACCCACGGGCACGTGAA encodes the following:
- a CDS encoding glycoside hydrolase family 43 protein — translated: MKTYKWAASLTLVGATMAVMPGCGGGEGEEGAAREPLTSAPAELAACTTRITYGDAWIHPGRTSMEDTVDGQVTWDGTCINEGSNSYAVLSNGWKPYFTGNNACVMAFDSTCAGEPACTTRITYNASWIHSGTNQYDNAGGRVFWDRSCTNQSPNSYAVLSNGWKPYFTGSNACGMSFMYSGCGGLYQNPVVATDCPDPGVIQDGNRYIAACTGGNYALRTSTDLVTWTSAGTIFSSTTKPTWAKGDFWAPEIHKVGSRYIAYFTARHTNGALSIGAATATNPLGPYTDLGRPLINDTSMGMIDATVLKASNGTPYLVWKADGNAVGKKTPIYGQQLSADGLSLVGTRAQLITNDLSWEGGVVEAPWMVARDGYYYLFYSGNAYYNGTYAIGVARATSPLGPYTKLGAPILKTVPGWEGPGHGSVVTSPTGGSAMVYHAWNAAHTGRVMLVDNIVWSGGWPSMPSAPSVSSRPRF
- a CDS encoding serine hydrolase domain-containing protein, yielding MMRRHGNDVGSEAISRRGVLMGAGALGVAALAGCGRTGTRGGSDTSGFSQAGLERLHTAMAAHVEQGELPGVVTLLARGDEVHADALGTLSFGDTTPMRRDTIFRIASMSKPIAGAAAMLLVEEGKLRLDEPVDRLLPELANRRVLKRPDGPIEDTVPALRPILVSDLLTLRLGTGAIMTPGDYPIVQAMNERGVGVGAELPTTPNADAWLQALGSLPLIHQPGEVWMYDTGITVLGALLARASGQPLETFLRERFFEPLGMKDTGFSVPADKLERLPTTYFRNPETKEFIVFDPPGKDSRFSQPPGFPSAAGGLVSTADDYLAFARMMLNRGAFPGGRILSERSVELMTTDHLTPEQKAVSPFSPGFWDKHGWGYAVSVITRHEPGDPRGFGWDGGYGTSCYWDPETGLIGILLTQRTMDSPTAPAAFVDFWRSAYEAIQGQSRT
- a CDS encoding CoA transferase subunit A — translated: MSTNKLCSMKEAISASVKNGSSLIIDGFTHLICFAAGHEIIRQGIKDLTAIRLTPDLVYDQLIEAGCVKKLVFSWAGNPGVGSLHALRRRGEASSPQRLELDEYSHFGLLSRFLAASAGLPFWPLNNYFGGDIAQANPAIKTVQCPYTGQTLATVPALHPDVAIIHCQRADAEGNAQVWGLLGSQKEVAFAARKVIVVAEQIVPTEVIRRDPNRTVVPGIIVSHVVHEPWGCHPSFVQGFYDRDNDFYVKWEDISRQPETYQAYLQEFVYGVKDRQEYLKKLESGLLDKLRAKPRMSEGVDYGY
- a CDS encoding serine/threonine-protein kinase — protein: MKPQERYRLEKAPLGTGGYASVFRATHKETGQVVALKRLKQRDSESLIRLKREIDVLRKLKHEHIMPLLDSSPLDNWYTMPLAEGTLADLRGQLDENELLSAIQHAAMGLAFAHELDFVHRDVTPWNILALRDSSGKRRWVIADWGLVRRPRGQTSRRVTRDALGTEGYLAPESWKDGHAADARADIYGLGRVVAWAVTGERLIPNIQLVPEGFWKNFVQRTTELELDRRPKSMVEALELLRELGAESVPLQVLVWKEDEQKRTVTSWMQLESGALQSLGETAGLLFSEGEQLWKWRVSMRDVQFPVLTSSESPEPVRKTALGRWLQQIRERMHPRVDVTEPGLLRWEKGVIEDAHLDDVLRGYSRQLSPLEPYGQLDPLQTGLERTTQVISSLGRLLFITAREWTLFSGAAHGNTVFDFYVYDAVLAMRVEMLSAQALEPLFREERDMAFKLLQELETSPGGDEFSPDDISLTLYRPFYDESGKLKLELQFTSWTAYGASDGAWSSYTHSVQLTSARIPDALHEFVSPPESLGAYLAAKQEAGRRGWSTVGVSPAARKWLEDSFARR
- a CDS encoding thiolase family protein gives rise to the protein MSEAFIVDAVRTPIGRYRGALKGFRPDDLAGHVLRELVKRQRLDPAQVDEVFLGCANQAGEDNRNVARMALLLAGLPTSVPGVTVNRLCASGLEAIIQGSRMIRLGEADIVLAGGVESMTRAPWSMPKPEDGFPSGKFEGWDTALGWRYPNPKLAALFPLEQMGETAENVAARYNVSREDQDRFALGSHQKSVIAQKEGRFADELVAVEQPQRKGPALRVDADEGPRADTSLEKLASLKAAFREGGSVTAGNSSTLNDGASAVLLMSERALKASGATPLARCASNASAGVDPQYMGVGPIPATARALARVGWKAEELDLTELNEAFAAQALACIRELGLAPERVNVNGGGIALGHPLGSSGARIVTTLVHEMKRRGAKRGLATLCVGVGQGLALTLER
- a CDS encoding CoA-transferase subunit beta, translating into MATETQTGASASERMAHRASQELHDGNVVFVGIGLPNLACNLARATHAPGLFMIYESGAVGAIPERLPVSIGDPSLVTDSLAVVSQADIFQCLLQRGHIEVGFLGGAQVDKWGNINTTVIGDYANPKVRLPGSGGACEIAVHAKRLLIIMRMSKRTFVERCDFVTSPGHRMNGKSRAELGMPGGGPTCLITDLGVMEFDATGEAVLTEVYPGVTPEAAQAACGWKLKVSDTLKTASVPDDATLRLLRERLDPQRLYL
- a CDS encoding acetyl ornithine aminotransferase family protein; this encodes MSNLYPEIKVAPPGPKAQAVIEQDKQFTSPSYIKEYPLVVDRGEGPWVYDVDGNRYLDFMAGIAVTSTGHAHPQVVRAIQESAARFLHICGTDFYYDSFAKLCAKLASYLPGMGPKKVFLTNSGTEAVEGALKLARYHTRRQYVIAFKGGFHGRTYGAISLNSSKVAQKAFFGPLVPGVIHIPYAYPYRCPRGCAPNACDESCNCAQVLENDWFINHVDPREVAAVFIEPILGEGGYVVPPKSFLQELRRICDKHGILLVFDEIQSGIGRTGHMFAAEHFGVMPDIVLSAKGIASGMPLGAIIAKESVMTWPRGSHGSTYGGNPVCCAAALATLDVVEGLMENVRTTGDVLLKGLKDLQKRFPTLGDVRGVGLMVGAEFVHPQTREPASAYVGDLEQLAFQKGLLLLSCGKSTIRFAPPLVVGPHEVNVMLRILEECLTLLDDKHQMRAKPPLDEKI